A genomic region of Elaeis guineensis isolate ETL-2024a chromosome 9, EG11, whole genome shotgun sequence contains the following coding sequences:
- the LOC105051136 gene encoding uncharacterized protein has product MYADRIEAGRKRSIKDRLNGDLVEDLGRPRPRSGKRQRHNDDKWTHDLYEADEQPQTSKSIGPKDLRLKLQKKGLQQAVQVGKGSGVRDLREKLSGTMHPQPSNTDMTKARPVSEIAKLIKKNISSVEAPVPETKKISNPTSSRKTSQKKSELSVDGFLRSLGLEKYVITFQAEEVDMTALMHMTDDDLKALGIPMGPRKKILLELESKT; this is encoded by the exons ATGTACGCGGACCGGATTGAGGCGGGGCGCAAGAGATCCATCAAAGATCGCCTCAACGGCGATCTCGTGGAGGATCTGGGCCGGCCGAGGCCGCGCAGCGGGAAGAG GCAACGGCATAATGATGACAAATGGACACATGATCTATATGAGGCTGATGAGCAACCTCAGACCTCAA AATCCATTGGCCCCAAAGATCTTCGATTGAAGCTCCAGAAGAAGGGTCTGCAGCAAGCTGTTCAAGTTGGGAAGGGTTCAGGAGTGCGGGATCTTCGTGAAAAGCTTTCTGGTACAATGCACCCTCAGCCATCAAATACTGATATGACAAAAGCTAGGCCAGTGTCGGAGATTGCTAAACTCATTAAGAAAAATATCAGTTCTGTTGAAGCACCCGTACCAGAAACCAAAAAAATCTCCAACCCAACTTCATCTAGAAAGACATCTCAGAAAAAG TCTGAATTGTCGGTAGATGGTTTCCTTCGTTCTCTGGGCCTTGAAAAGTATGTCATAACATTCCAGGCAGAGGAG GTTGACATGACGGCTCTTAtgcacatgactgatgatgatctCAAGGCTCTGGGAATTCCAATG